Proteins found in one Quadrisphaera sp. RL12-1S genomic segment:
- the csrA gene encoding carbon storage regulator CsrA, which produces MLVLTRRAGESVMIGTDVTVRVLEIRGDVVRVGVDAPRDVQVHREEVFHAVRAANLEAASTASAPSPAVLAGLRKRPAPPVPAPSPAAERAPADPPAAP; this is translated from the coding sequence ATGCTGGTCCTCACGCGACGCGCCGGTGAGAGCGTCATGATCGGTACCGATGTGACCGTCCGGGTCCTGGAGATCCGCGGTGACGTCGTCCGGGTGGGCGTGGACGCCCCCCGTGACGTGCAGGTGCACCGCGAGGAGGTCTTCCACGCGGTCCGCGCCGCCAACCTCGAGGCGGCCAGCACCGCTTCGGCCCCGTCGCCGGCGGTGCTCGCCGGCCTCAGGAAGCGCCCGGCGCCGCCGGTGCCTGCGCCGTCGCCGGCCGCTGAGCGGGCTCCGGCCGACCCTCCCGCAGCTCCCTGA